GACATTGAACAGCAAAAAGCCCAAGTTGTTATCACTTGGGCTTTTTCTTTGCACTTGACTCTTTCTCTTAGCGCGAGCTTTGCGCCAAAGTAAATTGCGGATTCACCGCCGTGAGTTTCTTGGTCAAATAGTTGAGTAGCACGCCATACATGGGCACAAAGAGTCCCAAACTGATCACCAATTTAAAACCGTAATCCACCAGCGCGATTTCCGTCCAGTGCTCCGCCATAAACGGATCGGGGCTTTGGTAAAAAGCAATGGCAAAAAAGGCGATGGTATCGAGCGCGTTACCAAACAAAGTGGAACAAGTTGGCGCAACCCACCACTGCTTCATTTGACGCAGACGGTTAAACACATGCACATCCATGATCTGTCCAAGCAGGTAAGCCATAAAGCTGGCGATAGCGATACGCGCCACAAACAGATTAAACTCACTCAGATGGGAAAAGCCTTGAAACTGCCCCTCAAAAAACAGCACCGAAAGCACGTAAGAGACCGCCAGTGCAGGCAACATCACTAAGAAAATGATTCTTCTTGCCAAAGCTGCGCCAAACACACGTACCGTAAGATCGGTTGCAAGGAAGATAAATGGGAACGTAAAAGCGCCCCAAGTGGTGTGTAAACCAAAGACGGTAAAGGGCAATTGCACCAAATAGTTACTGGAAGCAATGATGATTAAATGGAATAAAACCAGATAGATAAGGGCGTTGCGCTGCTGCGCAGGGGTAAAGTGACTCATGCGATACCTTTTTAGTTTGGTTTGGGGGCGAGGGAACCCAAATCGAATGCATCAGAAAACTGACACGATTCTTACCAACAATGTTATAGAAAATAGGAAACTGGCCGCTAATGCAGCGGCGGGCGATTATACCTTAATCAGTTTTTCACACAAGCCACGAAAAACAGGCAATCGTTTAAGCGCGATAAATTTTCCGGCATCCATAAAAAAGGGGGTTTCATGTGAAACATCCTATTCAAAAATAAGCCTTTTCTTTTATCTGCGCTTTTATCTGCGCATGAAGGAGATGCAACTAAAATTGTTGGCGAAACAGTTGCGCCAGAAAATCCATCTCCTCACGGCTCTCTGCAACGCTTAAGGATTCAAACCACACCGCTTCACTGTAATGCTCAGCTTTCAGAAACAAGTGCCGCCCTTCAAAGTCAATCAGCCAGCTATGGATGTCACCGTCCCACTGCGTCTCCAATACTTGAGCCGAAAGTAATTTGACTAAACGTTCGCCCAGTTGAGGAAACGTATCAAGATTAAAGCTCGGCGTGGTGATCAGCAAACGCCCCTCTTCGGCCAGATAATCGGCTAATCCAAATTCCTTGTGCGTCTCAACCATAATTCGTGATGTGCTCCTGAATTAAATCTAAAAACGGATCGGCGTATTTTTCCAACTTGCGCTGCCCCACCCCACTCACCGCCAACATTTCGCCATACGAGGTCGGCAATATTTCGGCCATATCGATCAAGGTCGCATCACTGAACACCACGTAAGGAGGCAGGCCTTCTTCATCGGCGATCGATTTACGCAGTTTGCGCAGTTTGGCGAACAGTTTCTTATCGTAATGTTTGTTGGAGAGCTTATCGGCTTTGGCGCTGCGCACGGTGGTATCCAAACGCGGCACCGCCAACTCAAGCGCAACATCCCCGCGTAGCAACGGACGCGCCTCTTCCGTCAGTTGTAGCGTCGAGTTGCGAGTGATGTTTTGCAGCAGCAGCCCTTTGTGGATCAACTGACGAAAAATACTGACCCAATAATCATGACTGTGATCGCGCCCAAGGCCATAGGTGGTGATTTTGTCGTGGCCATTTTCTCGAATGCGGATGTTTTGCATCCCGCGCAGCACTTCCACCACATAACCCATACCGAAGCTTTGGTTAACGCGGTACACACAGGAAAGTGCTTTGCGCGCCTCTTCGGTGGCATCAAAATGTTTCGGTGGATCAAGGCAAATGTCGCAGTTGCCGCACGGCTTGTCGCGATACTCACCAAAGTAGTTAAGCAGTACCTGACGACGGCACGTCTGCGCTTCGGCAAACGCACTCATGGCATTCAGCTTGTGGCTCTCCACCTGCTTTTGTGGCCCGTCATCTTTCTCATCCAACATGCGCCGCAGCCAAGTAATGTCGGCCGGATCGTAGAGCATCATCGCTTCGGCTGGCAGGCCATCACGTCCTGCTCGCCCAGTTTCCTGATAGTAGGATTCAATGTTGCGCGGGATGTCAAAATGGACCACAAACCGCACGTTGGGCTTGTTGATCCCCATACCAAACGCGACCGTGGCTACGACGATCTGAATATCATCACGCTGAAACGCTTCTTGGACATAGGCACGCTCATCGGCGTCCATACCGGCGTGATAACCCGCCGCACGGATATGGTTGTTGCACAGCTTCTCGGTCAGCATCTCCACTTTTTTACGGCTGCCACAGTAGATAATGCCGCAGTTGCCTTTTTGCGTTTCCAAATAGCGGATCACTTGCGAAACGGGTTTGTGTTTTTCGACCAAATCGTAGCGAATGTTGGGGCGGTCAAAGCTACCCAGATAAACGTGCGGTTGCTTAAGGTGCAAACGGCTAAGAATATCACTGCGCGTAGCGTCATCGGCGGTGGCAGTGAGCGCCATAAACGGCACTTGGGCAAAGCGTTGCTTTAACTGGCCAAGCGCCGCGTATTCCGGACGAAAGTCATGCCCCCACTGGGAAATACAGTGCGCCTCATCCACCGCAATCATCGCCAACGGCAAATTTTCCAGCCGTTCCATAAAATCGCGCATCAGCACCCGTTCCGGTGAGGTATACACCAGCTTCAACTCGCCAGCGTGCATGCGGTTATACACGCTGAGCAAATCCTCGCGTGTCATGGTTGAGTTAACGCACTCTGCCGCCACGCCGTTGGCTTTGAGTTGATCCACTTGGTCTTTCATCAGTGAGATCAGCGGGGAAATCACTAAAGTGATGCCCGGCAGCACCAACGCTGGGATCTGGTAACAGAGCGATTTACCGCCACCGGTCGGCATGATCACGAGGCTATCTTGCCCGTTGAGCGCGGCGTCAATCACCTGCTGCTGGCCGACACGGAAGGTCTGATAGCCAAACACCGCTTGCAAGACACTTTGCGGCGTCGTTGGCAATTCGGCAGGGTCAGCAAGCAGCGTGGAAGTCATGGATATACTCAGTTAGTTTTGCAAAGAGGTGCACGTCCAGCACAAGGCTGGGAGCGTTAATGAGGGCATATTGTAAAGGGGTTTGATGGTGAATAAAACCGCAAAATACTAGGTGATTGCTTAGCCCGCTCGTATACTGGCCCATCCTTTGAAACAACGACAGTGAAGGCGAAATGACAATAGAAGAACAACAACGCGTACGCCAAGGTGTGCTTCTGGCCATCGGCGCTTATACCATGTG
The Vibrio navarrensis DNA segment above includes these coding regions:
- the recQ gene encoding ATP-dependent DNA helicase RecQ; this translates as MTSTLLADPAELPTTPQSVLQAVFGYQTFRVGQQQVIDAALNGQDSLVIMPTGGGKSLCYQIPALVLPGITLVISPLISLMKDQVDQLKANGVAAECVNSTMTREDLLSVYNRMHAGELKLVYTSPERVLMRDFMERLENLPLAMIAVDEAHCISQWGHDFRPEYAALGQLKQRFAQVPFMALTATADDATRSDILSRLHLKQPHVYLGSFDRPNIRYDLVEKHKPVSQVIRYLETQKGNCGIIYCGSRKKVEMLTEKLCNNHIRAAGYHAGMDADERAYVQEAFQRDDIQIVVATVAFGMGINKPNVRFVVHFDIPRNIESYYQETGRAGRDGLPAEAMMLYDPADITWLRRMLDEKDDGPQKQVESHKLNAMSAFAEAQTCRRQVLLNYFGEYRDKPCGNCDICLDPPKHFDATEEARKALSCVYRVNQSFGMGYVVEVLRGMQNIRIRENGHDKITTYGLGRDHSHDYWVSIFRQLIHKGLLLQNITRNSTLQLTEEARPLLRGDVALELAVPRLDTTVRSAKADKLSNKHYDKKLFAKLRKLRKSIADEEGLPPYVVFSDATLIDMAEILPTSYGEMLAVSGVGQRKLEKYADPFLDLIQEHITNYG
- a CDS encoding 7-cyano-7-deazaguanine/7-aminomethyl-7-deazaguanine transporter codes for the protein MSHFTPAQQRNALIYLVLFHLIIIASSNYLVQLPFTVFGLHTTWGAFTFPFIFLATDLTVRVFGAALARRIIFLVMLPALAVSYVLSVLFFEGQFQGFSHLSEFNLFVARIAIASFMAYLLGQIMDVHVFNRLRQMKQWWVAPTCSTLFGNALDTIAFFAIAFYQSPDPFMAEHWTEIALVDYGFKLVISLGLFVPMYGVLLNYLTKKLTAVNPQFTLAQSSR
- a CDS encoding DUF3630 family protein, yielding MVETHKEFGLADYLAEEGRLLITTPSFNLDTFPQLGERLVKLLSAQVLETQWDGDIHSWLIDFEGRHLFLKAEHYSEAVWFESLSVAESREEMDFLAQLFRQQF